TTTATCGAAATACATGTTATTATGATGCAAAAAATACATAACTGTCTATAATGTTGTGGGAAATCATTAAGGAGTGTATACCCACTGTTCCTTATTGCATAAGGTGACAAAAATGTACGATGatttgtaatatttaaatataggtaacactttataataactttCAGTAACTACCCTAACATTCATTATTACGTGGTTAACAGATAAGTTCATATCCATTGTGTTAGAAATCTAATAGTTAGAAATGTAAAGAAACATGATAATTATATTAcgattttatatttacattaaatatacattGCATTGTAAACATTATACtcaacacattcattttggttACAGACTGTTATTGTAATGTGTCACCCATGAAATAAACATTCATCGGAGGGGCTGCACGATGTCACACAGAAAAGCAAATAAACAAGCAAACcacaagtaaacaaacaaacttaaGTAAACAAAGTTCTTTCCCCAAAATGGAAAAACGTCATCATCAACTTTGGATTCAGCGATGAGTTCAActcagaagagagagagagagagagagagagagagagagagagagagagagagagagagagagagagagagagagagagagagagagagagagaaatcttATAGAACGTACAAAAATAACATGTGTAAAATATCAGTCATTTTCAAAGTCTGTCCACTGTTACCGTTTTATTTTCCATAAAACATCTCCAGTAGAAGTTCCTCCATGTTCACTGCTCCAATGACCGGTTTGAAAAAGAGACCGGCCACCACGTTGGCGTTGATGGATCTGAGCATGGAGAGCGCGAGGAAGAGTTTAGCGAATCTCGCACTGTCTCCGCGGTGAATCATCTTCACGTATTCATTGAGTGCCTGGTTCGCCTCGCTCTGCAGAGCCTGGATGTAATGTTGACACTGTAGCCCTGCAACATctggaagagaaagagagacagaaataaCTTCAGTACAAGAGAGGATCTTCTTAAGTATCATAGAGAAAGATATGAAAACACCATTAAAGAAACACACTTTTATCATTTCATTATacagttttaaatatttcaaaacacTTTTTGATAAATTTGTTATTCAGAGATCTGAGCATAAGTAAAATGCTGTCTTTATTGTAAAAATACCCTATTAGGCTATAGCCTTGTTTACAAATTGACATTATTTATAGATATTAATTCGACGAAGAAACTATAGCCTATTTTAAAGTTAGGACTTGATCTGTTTATTATGAAAATCACAATGCTACCCGTTAACATTAACAAAACaccattattatttataaatactaaTATTATTATAGACTATCAATGTTTTAAAGAAACTACTACCAACGAACATATTTTAACCCttaatattaacaaacaaaaaacattggtATTATTATTAAGTTCGATATTGTAACTATTTTAaagttaatataatataaaaagataATATAATAGTGTGTAGCCATGAGCTGTCGTCATTCAGGTATGACTAAAAGCATGACTTACCTGGGTTGAACAGTATCGCTCCTTTCAGATACGCGTACTCCTTCGTACGTATATCAAGTCCCCAGCATTTCCtcagaaacattttaatacCCTGCACATCTGTCAACGCCACCCCGCCATTACTCTGGTTCTCGAGCTTGTCCTGTCCGCTTGTTAAAATCCGCTGTAACATACTCGGTTCTGGCGTCTCCGAAGTCTCAAAGTCTATCCTGTCCTGCGCCATCCCGAGCACCAGCAGGGGCGCCCAGCCGCTGCGCACCAGCGTGTGCTGGTCATCCACGTGCAGCTCCCGAAAACACGGTACGTTCTTCACGAACTTCAGGGTCTTCACCAAAACCGCGGAGGCTGCTTTGCATGTGGTTTGAGGGGAGCGCAGAGAGACCTTCCTCTTGGATCCGCACGCGCAAGCGCGCATGGAGACGGCGAGCCTCGGGTTCCTCGGCTGGTTCCCAAATTGCGCAGATTGACTGTCGTTCTTTAAAATGCTgtacaaaatgctgttttgtctTCTTTCGCTGCTGCAGTGACAGCTGCTGTCAAAGTAAGCCATGCTGGGTTGGTGCTGTGGAGAGTTATGTTTCGTTGATGAAACCGGGATGAGCTTTACGCGTGGAgatgtccatgcaaggctgaGATCCGCGTGTTGTCATCCACTCAAATGGCCAATAGTTTAGAGTTTTAAAGAGCACTGGACGCCTCCcactgtttgttttttgctgATGCGCACATAGGGGGCGCTACAGTCCATTTACATTTACGTACAGTATATTCATTTAGCAAAAGCTTTTATCTAAATCGACTTGAAATGAAGAAGCAattatcatttatatatttatagtcatacagtacatactaaTACTAGTAAGTATTTTATagtcatacagtacataatacTATTGAAATATACGTTGATTGTAATTCCAGtgataaatgttttgaatgttgcaAGTGTCTGAAGAcacattaacacatttaaatgtgtttagatCATTGAGtaacatttatatatgtatacatgGTAGTAATTTTGGTCTTAATGAAATAAGATTAGATTCTGAGTACTGTAGGTGACAAACTGAGCTACTATGTTGTGTCTTAGTCTAGACTTGTAATTTGACAGTTTACAGTgacgtgatgtgtgtgtgtgtgtgtgcatgccaCTTTCCTCTAAAGACCCTGTGATAATTTATtcttttagttttgttattaaagtccaGGGTCATCCATATTGTGCACTGTGTACCGGGTTTGTCTGAGGCAGACGGGGGTGTATTGATGTCATTGCTTTCCTGAAGAAGAATATAAAAGCATATTGATTTGCTGCCTGTATGGAAAGTCATATCAAGGCACCACTCCTGAAGCTGAATAGCCGAAGGACAAGTCCATGGTGGAAGTGATGAAAGCATTAGAATATTGTGCCTCAAAAGACAACTCCCACAATTgatctttttgaaaaataaatgtttttaccattttcattaAGGTCAATGTCAAATAAACAGCCTTCACAGCTTCTAACACCTGTTCCTGCCCCCAAATGAAGCAATACACAcatgtacacgcacacacatgcatttgtATATATGTACCCAACTGAGCTTCTGTGCAAAGTCAGCAGGTCTAACCGCCAGTTTCCGCACAAATTACTTTCCTACCTGTTCTCTACTATCAAACTGTTACTAAATTAAGGCCTTGGTCATGTTTTGTTGAGTAAGTCTGAGGGCCAAAGCTCATGTCAACATTCCAGATCCAAATACACACAGCACAATTTGTTATATACAACCGAACTAACCAATCCAAAGACTTCAGATGGTAAAAAGCATGTTGTCTCAAGGCATTCGTATTGGCTTATCTTTCGGTTACTGtacaaacaaaatcaaacaatcACAAGGCTAGTGTTTACATGTCACTGTTAATTTTTTTCCTTGTCAAGGATAAGAATCAGGACCTTGATGTTATAATGTAGAAATAATTACATAGACCTTATAAAATATTATGGCCttcacagacagggtttaaCTTAAGTCAGGATTAACTCTTAGTTAAGATATTTAagttactttttttaaaatacgtttgtaaaaaacattactggtgtgcctCTTGAGAAgtaacaatggcactgacatatgtgaccctggatcacaaaaccagtcttaagtagcacgggaacatttttagtaaaagacaaaaatacattgtgtgggtcaaaattatcgatttttcttttataccaaaaatcattaggatattaagtaaagatcatgttccatgaagatattttgtaaatttcctaccttaaatatataaaaacttaatttttgtgagtggatggtctgccacagtgcccctcattaacaacttcaaaggcaattttctcaatattttgatttttttgcgctctcagattacagagttttaaacggttgtatctcagccagatattgtcctattctaacaactcatatatctatagaaagtatttattcagctttcagattacgtaaaaatctcaatttcgaaaaattgacccataagactggttttgttgtccagggtcacatattttaagatcttatagagttattttcagttaagacagctcaaacattcctTTTACTCTTGGACTTAAGCCTTTTCTGTGAAACCGGAAAAGAGTTTACCGATTTGATTTTTGTAGTCCAAATCCAAAAAAGTCACATAGACAGCATGTGTGTAGttggggtgtcacaatatacagtgtttgacaataaccgtgatataaaAAACCCACAagtatcgatatcgtgttaattctacacataatatgataatattgtaaataatttagcACTTGTTCAAAGTTGTAccttaagagccacaatggttacaaactttctCTCAAATCCTTTCATTCGAATTTGAAGTTTGTTGGCCAATAAAggagaaaacacagaagaaacaAAACTAAAGGTGTATATATATTACCACCCCAGCAACTAAGTTTTTccttaaaacataaataatgatACATGAACTTTAAAACTCCAAGTAAGCACCAATGCAAAATTTCTCCACTGAcaccgatagccgattattGTGGGTGAtataaagtgtctgccaaaaatgaataaatgtaaatgatattcTGCTGATACTGATAGTTTGGTGGTTATGTAAACTCGCTTTTATCTATCATTACcgttattggccgatatatcggtgcatctctaaatataacataatatatatgcTTTTTCCTATTATATAAGCAAGACTTCAAGTCCGCTGAAGCTATCAATTTATTTTCAACCTTCTGAAAAAATGCTGATCAAACCAGTCTAATGTGTTTTAACCATGTTATAAATCATGAATCAGCAATACCATATTAAAAAATTGTCGTATTGTAAGGCATTATGCCTTTACTACTTTTATTAGAATATGTAGCAATAATACAACTTTAGATACTAATGTCTAAAATGAGCTTTTAAATTAAAGAGTGACCATCAGCGGAGGCCTGCGTGTGTTTGAATTCTAGAGTTTATCAAAAACTAGAGTTACTGCATTTTCAATCATGGCTCCCTTCATTGCAAGGTCATGGCCATACTGGATGATTTGAGGTGTGAGCGAGCACATATGTGTGTGCGTATCTCCTCGTGCCAACATCTGCACTTGTGATTAGGCAGCTGTTTCTGGTTTCTAGAGTCCACACTAACTTCATGGACTGATATGTGTGGATGACAATAAATGTGACAGAAAGTTAGTGAAGTGATTCAGATGATAAGTTTCTAAGGATAtcactaataaaaaataataataatgacattGATTTGTTTAGCAATTTTCATATATTTGATATAGCTCAAAGTGCTTCACAAGCATAAAAACTGCAGTTTCAGAATATCATAAATAGAATATCATAAAAACAGTCCAACAGTTTCACATGGTTTTTTCTGCAGAAGTCACTTTAACAACATGtctttactttcatttttaattattgcaatatatactgtataataatattatgtgcatacttgttttatattttttcaaaagttTTAAAAGCTCAGAAGCAAATGTTTGCTTGTAGAGATGTTCTCGTGGTCAATGTTTTATACAGAGTGATGATGTTTGCTTAAATTTCTGTGTGGAAACTAAATCCACTCCTAGCGTAGCTTCGCCTCCCTTTAATGACACAtaaacagaacacagaaacagccgAGCAGGTTGTCATGACCCACTGAGAATAAGAATTTGGCTACATTGTCAGCAACAGCCTTGAAGagtttgaaaaaaacaaaaatattcctcTATGTTTGCATTTTCGTTTCTTTTCTGCACAGATTTGCATCATGCTTTGTGTAATTTTGATGTCACAACACATTCAGCTGATAAAATAAACGATGCAGTGTGAGAAACATGTAGCCTTGTGTCCTGGAcactgaaaaacaaagtaaaacagACCAGGATAGTCtttgaaaaataatttacattaacTTTTGTCTGTTTCTAGCTGGCTTGTGTTATGAGAAGTTCTGTCTGTTACTATAGTAACTAACTTGAATTTCTTCCTGTCTGTCTCTATGACTTTACCCATAAAGTGATGCGGCCTTGTGTCGAAGAGAGTTACAAATTGAATATTCTTTTTTCAAGGGCTTCTGTCATTCTGTCTGTGGCTTTAAGAGGTATGGGAGAGGAAATTCATTTGACATACTGTGCTCAGATAGGAgtgtacagtgtgtgtgcgtctgtgtgtgtgtgtgtgtgtgtgtgtgtgtgtgcgtgcgtgcatgcgtgtgtgcgtgtgcgtgtgggtatgggtgtgtgtgtgtaacaaaaGCTTATCTACTATACATCTACACAGCTTAATGTATACggtaataaaatgttaaatgcattaTTGTTTTACAAAGAAGCACTGAAAGAGAATGCATCAGGCATCAGACTCTATGTAAATTTCTATTTGCTATGTCAATTTCTATtgctaaaataaattaaaacctCTTTTAGTTGGGGTGCACAGTtatgaaaaaaacatattgtcgATTATTCACCTCAATGTTGTAATTGCTAATACCTATTATTAGTTTTCGattaattgtgcagccctatCTTTAAGGTAACTTATCAGAGGATGAATTCTATTATTAAAAGAAAGCAAAAATACAGCAATCAGATAGGAAGaatcagagccattgagagagagatgcCTCAACTCtgtccaatggaacagttttttcacagcaatggcggatcatgagcctctcaatagttcccggaagttactagtaacacacggagctgcggctaaacagatcaattgaggtaaacttttaacacatttaaagacgtaagtcgtttaattaataaaattaaaaaagaaagaattaaaagaaaaaacacaactatctgaaggctccatgaatcaatGAAACTTCTtccgttatcgcaactctctctctcaatggctctggggaAAATAGATAACGTGGTCCAATTTAATTGGctaacacaaaaaaaacctCTTCAAAAAAACCCTATTCAAAGCAACAGACAAGCACAGTGTTGAAGAGGAGACGATTTGAGCTTGTTTTGCAGCAACACACAACCTTTCAGTCATCAATTCGACCATGACCTCATACCAAAGTAGTCTAAAGTGAAATGTGAGGCCACCGGCACCAACGGCTTGGCCAAAATTAAGTGATGCAACAGGCTTATGACCCCGAGTGCAACGGCAAATCAACAACTGAATTGCTGGAACAGAAAGAAATGAATGCGTTCAAATGTCCATGTCAAAGTGTAGACCTCTAGTTCATTGAGATGTGGCTTGAACATCTGCCCTCAGTCAAACATCAACAAACTGAAGTTATGTTAAAAAGAAGAGGGGGCGTAAAAACATTCAAGATGCTCAGACGGATGAATTCACATAGAAAACTTTTATATTGCACATTCTTGCAACAGATGTTAGCAAATAGATGTCTGTAAAACtgcaaatatacaatataatatattataatatcaaTTATCATCACTACATTTCTGTTGTTGACATGTTTatgacatgttttttattatttattatgttaatgATGGCGCTCGGCTTTCGTAAAAACGCTCGCTCACCTTTACTCAAAACACACCTGCgaaaacaaaatgtatgataaagaGCATCAAAAAGTCTAAAacaaattatacagtattttttctatcattatttatttaccctcacaGTATGACTCTggatacacaaaagaagatattttgagaaatgttttgtgtacatacaatagaaAATCAATGTTGTttcgttaccaacatttttcaaaataatcttcttttgtgtacttcagaagaaataaatgtatatagtttTGGAATTACAAGAggtagtaaatgatgaaagattggttgaactatcccagggattacttttgtgttgaatgtatttgcgttttttaattttattgatttaactttaattaattcaaccaaatatcttcagaaatatcttcttgaataaacaatgccacccacatctcgatgtactggaggactgtgggtgagaaaattagtagcaattgggtaaagtaacgcattaaggaatataaaatacaattaaaaagacaatatccattttaatttaatatcatgaaaaggcacaaatactggatgcaatatttgtgtgcatgttttaatcatggcctataagtaacagcaacaaaaacagtataaaaggaacgaaacgcaataaataacagaaaaacaaaataacagaagaaatgagaatatggtaaaaaactggcccgcatcctatttatactgttggaatctggccctcaaagaaaagtagttgaagacccctgctttaAGGGGTCACATATGTAGTTCTTCAATAAGtaaaaaactgtcattttgtATCATAACCACTTCTTGACATATTTAAACCTGTATGCATACTTAATtcatatgtttttgtttcatttgttaaaatgttgtttgtgtgtctgtaaaCTCTCCACAGATGAGCTATGTTGAGCGTTGACCTCCTTCCGTTAGCCTGTCAACctcaacaaacaaataaactgtGACACTTTCCTATGTTTGCTTTGGCTGGCCGATCTGCGAGGTCCGATGGCTGTGCTGGAAGAGCGTTCCTCTGGAGGGCAATGACCATGAAAAAGACCAGTAGCATCTCGGTCGCCCCCCTTGCTCTCGATAGCGATAAGAGGTCAGTGCAGTTGCAGTGCTTCCGAATATGGCATGAGTAATGCAAGAGGTGAGATAAGCCAGTCACAGATAGGGTCAGAACAAGATTTGAAAGAGATGATGGCATTTGTGCACCAGGACAATCTTCATGTGTTTTAAATTTGTTCTCTCAAatattactcaccctcatgtcattgcaaacctgcatgactttctttcttctgcagaagcacaaaagaaggtattgtgaagaatgttggtaaccaaacaacattggccaccAATGACGTCCATTcaatgacacaaaaccacagagacatttctcaaaatatcttcttgtgtgttccacataagaaagaatcaggttttgaacaacatgaaccCGGTTTACTTAGCGATTGTGGGAAGTTCACCACAACCCTGAATCACTGAAAATGTTTCTCTGAAACTTGGGAGCTTGAAAGCTGCTCTGAtgtttctcttaatactttctCTCACTCATTCTCACATACGCAcgcacttacacacacacacgctgattTTCAGGGACGTTCAGAAGCAGCAGTGTCTGCTGTTTCAGCCCAACTCAAGGTCAGCACACAGGCATACAAACACAAGGTCGGTCTGTTCACAGTACATAAAGGAACAGATGCCAAGCACACAGGTCCCTCCCTCCACGACTAACGCCACTCAGCCTGCACCCACACGTCCACCGGTTGAACGACCTGGCCTGATGGCTTCCGTCCTTTAATGGACCATCAGGGTTAACGCACAGGCTGAGTgatgtgtcgtgtttgtgtgtttgtatgtatgtgagagtgtgtgtgtgtacatgggATTTGGTCATTGAAAGTAAAGCAAATGGACCTTTTCTACCTCGAAACAACCCCAAGGCCTCATTGAGTGCACAAGGCCTGCCCTTTCTCTGGCTTTTGTGTTGCTCTTCAAGTAAATGATATATCAGGGACATTTTCTGCTGCTCTAGGTCTCGGTATAAGAAACTGAATGCTTGGCCTTGGCATTGTCTTTCATACTAAAGAGCAACAATGGGAAGTGTAGGACAACTTGTTTTACGTCACAAACTgaatttcttaaaaaaacatatgtatTAAATCTATGATAACGTAAATGAATTAATACAAAACTATTGCCCGGTTTcgcagacaaggcttaagactagtcccagactaaaatgaaagtttgggttgtcttaactgaaaataaattgcactgacatatcttaatatatgtcattgccattgtttgtctcaagatgcacacagtaatatttttatagaagtcatttgattttaataaaagctacttaaatatcctaatttaaccaaggcatAGTGCTGGCTTAAGcgaagccttgtctgtgaaaccgggcctatattcatttaaattactAAGTAAGTAttgattgaataaaaaaaatcaatgtattcataaaaaagtaaaacaaaacaacacaaacataaaaaatataataatatacaaataatattaataataataatttttactATTATTTAAATTTGGTTTAAATTCATGTTTGCCTGACTACATTATAaactttatattatatattataaacctTAATGATATTCCTCACTTGCAGTAGGTTGAACTAAAGTTGTCTGGTTTTAAAACCTTGGTTCAGAGCAGTGCACCTGAAATActtagtttatttaatttagcaATGCCACGTAcaaaatcataaaaacaaattaaaaaaagaacataaacaaacatgacacATTGCCAAGGCTATGTAAATAATTCACCATTCCCATTTCCTCAGTGTAAAAATCTCTTTCAGTTGCATATGAATAACCGAAGCTATTTCTACAGGAACATTTGCCTCTGTTTAGATTATTTCACCAGACAGAAAACTCTTTCATGATTTACTTTTgactttccaaacctgtatgacttcagaacacgcagaacacaaaataagatatttggaagaatgtcagtaaccaaaccacattaatcttgacttccattgtatggacacaaaaccactgagacatttatcaGAAAATCTGACTGGatatttattttgggttacctATCCATTTAGGAAAATTCTAGTAAAGTCTAAATTGCCTGCCTATACAGCTACTGTATATAACAATGAATATGGGAGATGACTTTAACCCTTAAATGTCTCCTTTCTGTGATCATACCATCACTGTTATCAACGTTTCTCATTAAAAAGCTGttaaatctctctctcctcactgTCTTTAAGATTTTCTCTTAATCTCAGGTTACCCACAGTTCATCTGGCTCTGTGCCTCTCAATCACCTAACTGTCTCTGTGGATGGAAAATCTGTCAGCGGGTGCAGCTCCGCTCGCCTGAGATTGATAGCCATGGCCTTAGCTGCTGCAACTCTGCCACCACGGTCCAACAATTttacatattaatttatgttCTGTAGAGTTGTAATTGAGAGAGGAGGCGGCGGCGAACTATTTGCGCAGAGATGAGAGCCCCGCTCTATATGATTCATGACCCCTCATCACCTTTTGTAAGGCCCATTTAAACAGAGCATGTATACGTTGCCTTCACAGGTGAATGGAACAGGCGGAAATTATAGGCAGAGTTATATGCAGAGGTTGCATgtggtttatttattattttttaagatgTGTCAGGATAAATGAAATGTGTGAACTTGTGTCCAAAACTGCCAAAGGGAATAGTTGATATGTTATAGATATAATTACGGTGGCCGCTATGTCACAGCGCTGCAACggaagaaaacacatgcaaacagaaaaaacaccagcaaattcagaaagcatcttcattagttTGGCAACACATGCCCTGCAAATAATCGcaccacaaacaaacacagaaacacgCTGCAAATcctcacaacacaaacaaatacataaatgcgCTACAAGTGGCACAAACAACAAGGGAAGTGTTTCCGGGGGACTCAAAAAACTGATGCACCATTGCTTGGACGCGCTTCATTTCACTGTGCCCATGTTTGTAGGTGGAGAAGAACTTATATTGGGGTCctattttctttgttgttgATCATGTTAAATGTACTTAACAATatgattataattataattataataatgatgataatttTTTGTCCTTCCACGTTAGTGACACTTGTGAAAGCACGTCGGGCAGCTAACACTACATTTCATAGTTTCTTTGTTAAATTGTTCAAATCGGCCGGCTAGAatagaaaaatgcataaaaactgTGTTTAAACCCATGCGGAGAAAACGCATAAAACAGAACGTTTATTGACAGTCTGTGGTATAAGGTtatcttttatattttgtttacataagAAAACAAGCGTAAAGGCCTATTTTACTCTGGAAAGTCTGTTCCTCAGCCTGT
This portion of the Triplophysa rosa linkage group LG20, Trosa_1v2, whole genome shotgun sequence genome encodes:
- the nr0b1 gene encoding nuclear receptor subfamily 0 group B member 1, which codes for MAYFDSSCHCSSERRQNSILYSILKNDSQSAQFGNQPRNPRLAVSMRACACGSKRKVSLRSPQTTCKAASAVLVKTLKFVKNVPCFRELHVDDQHTLVRSGWAPLLVLGMAQDRIDFETSETPEPSMLQRILTSGQDKLENQSNGGVALTDVQGIKMFLRKCWGLDIRTKEYAYLKGAILFNPDVAGLQCQHYIQALQSEANQALNEYVKMIHRGDSARFAKLFLALSMLRSINANVVAGLFFKPVIGAVNMEELLLEMFYGK